The following are from one region of the Gammaproteobacteria bacterium genome:
- the ppx gene encoding exopolyphosphatase, which yields MTPPPPPPEIIAAVDLGSNSFHLVIARITRGKLYILDRLRETTRIAAGLDKNNRLTAKVQRRALDCLKRFGQRIAAIAPGSVRAVGTNTLRHAQNAEFFLQRAQQALGHPIEIIGGREEARLIYLGVAHSLADDAGKRLVVDIGGGSTELIIGERFEPLQMESLQMGCVTSSLSHFPGGVITAASMRRAEIAAQQELQNLTRHYRSIGWTNCIGSSGTINAIQEIIAANRWSRDGITRSSLKKLRKRLLAAGHVNRLQLPGLRSDRAPVLPGGVAILLAVFESLGIERMHATGGALREGLLYDLLGRIRHKDIRDRSVARLSIQYHVDTDQAKRAEQTALRCLKQLPQWKLDSYQPMLGWSARLHEIGLAISHSQYRKHGAYLVEHSDMPGFSRQEQQLLATLILGQRSKFPLAVFTDLQAERARAAKRLCVLLRLAVLLNRSRSRQALPKFSITAKADVLQISFPAGWLNKHPLTQADLAQEIKYLKAAKIRLRIV from the coding sequence ATCACCCCCCCGCCCCCGCCGCCGGAGATCATCGCCGCGGTGGATCTCGGCTCCAACAGCTTTCACTTGGTTATCGCTCGCATCACCCGCGGCAAACTGTACATCCTCGATCGGCTGCGTGAAACCACACGGATCGCGGCGGGCCTCGATAAAAACAACCGCCTCACGGCGAAGGTGCAAAGACGCGCGCTCGACTGCCTGAAACGTTTCGGTCAACGCATCGCCGCTATCGCGCCGGGGAGCGTGCGGGCGGTGGGCACCAACACCCTGCGGCACGCCCAAAACGCCGAGTTTTTTTTGCAGCGCGCCCAACAAGCATTAGGTCATCCTATCGAGATCATCGGCGGACGGGAAGAGGCGCGACTCATCTATCTCGGCGTCGCGCACAGTCTCGCCGACGATGCCGGGAAACGTTTGGTGGTGGACATCGGCGGAGGCAGTACCGAACTCATCATCGGAGAGCGTTTCGAGCCCCTGCAGATGGAAAGCCTGCAAATGGGCTGCGTGACGAGCAGTCTCAGCCACTTTCCCGGCGGCGTTATCACCGCGGCCTCGATGCGGCGCGCCGAAATCGCCGCGCAACAAGAATTACAGAACCTCACCAGACACTATCGCAGCATCGGCTGGACGAACTGTATCGGTTCCTCGGGCACCATCAACGCCATTCAGGAAATCATTGCTGCCAATCGCTGGAGCCGGGACGGCATCACCCGCTCCAGCCTGAAAAAACTACGCAAGCGCCTGCTCGCCGCCGGGCATGTAAATCGTCTCCAGCTCCCCGGACTACGCAGCGACCGCGCGCCCGTCTTGCCGGGCGGCGTCGCTATCCTGCTCGCCGTGTTTGAGAGTCTCGGCATAGAGCGGATGCACGCCACAGGCGGGGCCCTGCGCGAAGGACTGCTCTATGATCTGCTCGGCCGCATACGTCACAAGGACATCCGCGACCGCAGCGTCGCGCGGCTCAGCATCCAGTATCACGTAGACACCGATCAGGCCAAGCGCGCCGAGCAGACGGCCTTGCGCTGCCTGAAGCAGCTCCCACAATGGAAGCTCGACTCATACCAACCCATGCTCGGCTGGAGCGCGCGGCTGCACGAGATCGGGCTCGCCATCTCGCACAGTCAGTATCGCAAACACGGCGCCTACCTGGTCGAGCACTCCGATATGCCCGGTTTTTCGCGCCAGGAACAGCAACTTCTGGCCACGCTTATCCTCGGCCAGCGCAGCAAATTCCCGCTTGCCGTATTTACGGATCTTCAGGCGGAGCGGGCGAGAGCGGCGAAACGTTTATGCGTCTTACTGAGGCTCGCGGTGTTATTAAACCGCAGCCGCAGCCGCCAAGCCCTGCCGAAATTTTCCATTACCGCAAAGGCGGATGTCTTGCAGATCAGTTTCCCCGCCGGCTGGCTCAACAAACACCCGCTTACCCAAGCCGATCTGGCTCAGGAAATAAAATATTTGAAAGCTGCGAAGATCAGATTAAGAATTGTGTAA
- the aroE gene encoding shikimate dehydrogenase, whose translation MGNPVAHSKSPLIHAAFARQFGLKIIYTAIQVDAGGFLQAVGNFQAAGGKGLNITVPFKREAWLMSDVRTPRAELAGAVNTLTLKPDGSRHGDNTDGIGLVRDIMRNHAGRISGQRVLLLGAGGAVRGVLGPLLGEKPAQLIIVNRDVEKARELATVFAGMAKIEVCAYPALTGREFDLIINGTSASLSGELPPIPNGILAKDGWCYDMMYAVTPTVFVRWSEEQGAMKSLDGLGMLVEQAAESFFVWHGVHPETLPVIQELRQKLKQ comes from the coding sequence ATGGGTAATCCGGTGGCGCACAGTAAGTCGCCGCTGATCCACGCCGCCTTTGCGCGCCAGTTTGGGTTAAAGATCATCTATACCGCCATCCAGGTGGATGCCGGCGGTTTTCTCCAGGCGGTGGGCAATTTTCAGGCCGCCGGCGGCAAGGGTTTGAATATCACTGTGCCCTTTAAGCGCGAGGCGTGGCTGATGTCGGACGTGCGTACGCCGCGGGCTGAATTAGCCGGCGCGGTGAATACCCTGACTCTCAAGCCCGACGGCAGCCGCCACGGAGATAATACCGACGGCATCGGTCTGGTGCGGGATATTATGCGGAATCACGCCGGCCGTATCAGCGGGCAACGTGTCCTGCTGTTGGGGGCCGGCGGCGCGGTGCGGGGAGTATTAGGACCGTTGCTGGGAGAAAAACCTGCGCAGTTGATTATTGTTAACCGCGATGTGGAAAAGGCGCGGGAGCTGGCGACGGTGTTTGCCGGGATGGCCAAGATAGAAGTCTGCGCCTATCCGGCACTGACGGGACGAGAGTTTGATCTCATCATTAACGGTACCTCGGCAAGTTTGAGTGGCGAACTGCCCCCTATCCCTAACGGGATCTTGGCGAAGGACGGTTGGTGTTACGACATGATGTATGCGGTCACGCCCACGGTCTTTGTGCGCTGGAGCGAGGAGCAGGGCGCAATGAAGTCACTCGATGGGCTGGGCATGCTGGTGGAACAAGCGGCCGAGTCGTTTTTTGTCTGGCATGGAGTGCATCCAGAGACTCTGCCAGTAATTCAAGAGTTGCGACAGAAACTTAAGCAATAA
- the ald gene encoding alanine dehydrogenase: MIIGVPKEIKDGEYRVGLVPAGVKALRDAGGTVLIERAAGAGSGIKDQEYAAAGAEMAAEASEIWERAQLIVKVKEPIEPEYDLLREGQVLFTYLHLAPAAELTRLLLQKKVTGIAYETITNALGELPLLIPMSEIAGRMSIQVGATYLERTYGGRGVLLSGVPGVLPAKVVIIGGGAVGKNAARMAVGLGAQVTIIDIRLEHLRHLDDLFQGGVRTLVSNSYNIWNAIENADVVIGAVLIPGASAPKLITREMLSFMHKGAVIVDVSVDQGGCVETSHPTTHSHPTFVVDDVVHYGVANMPGAVPRTATFALTNATLPYVLRLATQGFKNAINADAGLKAGVNTYQGHVTYQAVATAQGLTYTPLEKVI, translated from the coding sequence ATGATTATCGGCGTGCCGAAAGAGATCAAGGACGGTGAGTACCGTGTCGGCCTGGTGCCCGCCGGGGTCAAGGCCTTGCGTGATGCGGGCGGCACGGTGTTGATCGAGCGTGCGGCAGGGGCGGGAAGCGGCATCAAGGATCAGGAGTACGCCGCCGCGGGCGCCGAGATGGCGGCGGAGGCGTCCGAAATCTGGGAACGCGCGCAACTGATCGTCAAGGTCAAGGAGCCGATCGAGCCGGAGTACGATCTGCTGCGGGAGGGACAGGTTTTGTTCACCTATTTGCATCTGGCGCCAGCCGCTGAATTGACGCGCCTATTACTGCAAAAAAAGGTGACGGGGATCGCCTATGAAACAATCACCAACGCCCTGGGTGAACTGCCCTTACTTATACCCATGAGCGAGATCGCCGGCCGCATGTCCATACAGGTCGGCGCCACCTACCTCGAACGGACCTACGGCGGACGCGGTGTATTGCTGAGCGGCGTGCCGGGTGTGCTGCCGGCCAAGGTCGTCATCATCGGCGGCGGCGCGGTGGGCAAGAACGCGGCCAGGATGGCCGTGGGGCTCGGTGCGCAGGTGACGATCATCGATATCAGGCTGGAGCATCTGCGTCACCTGGACGATCTCTTTCAGGGTGGCGTCCGTACCCTTGTTTCCAACAGCTACAACATTTGGAACGCCATTGAGAACGCCGATGTGGTGATTGGCGCGGTGTTGATCCCGGGCGCCTCTGCGCCCAAACTCATCACGCGCGAGATGCTCTCCTTCATGCACAAAGGCGCGGTGATCGTGGATGTCTCGGTGGACCAGGGCGGTTGCGTGGAGACTTCGCACCCGACGACGCACAGTCACCCCACTTTCGTGGTGGATGATGTGGTGCACTATGGTGTCGCCAATATGCCCGGCGCCGTGCCGCGTACCGCGACCTTCGCATTGACCAACGCCACCTTGCCCTATGTGCTCAGGTTGGCCACGCAAGGTTTTAAAAACGCGATAAACGCCGATGCCGGTCTCAAGGCAGGCGTGAATACCTATCAAGGTCATGTTACTTACCAGGCCGTTGCAACGGCGCAGGGTCTCACGTATACGCCGCTTGAAAAAGTGATTTAA
- a CDS encoding serine/threonine protein kinase produces MTEHLDKSEQTVASSETPYYALSPDVILDAVESYGVRCTGAFLTLNSYENRVYQVGIEDGAPLVAKFYRPGRWSDEAILEEHAYTLQLAEHEIPVVPPLPGMDGNTLFHYKGFRFALFPRQGGRCPDLEDPGQREWVGRFIGRIHAIGATQIFRHRPTLTVQEFGHDAARFLLEHGFIPADLEIAYRTLVEGLLKQVADLFARAGSIQHIRLHGDCHPGNILWTDRGPHFVDFDDCRMGPAVQDIWMLLSGERAEQTIQLTDILEGYCDFHNFDPRELQIIEPLRILRMIHYSAWLARRWQDPSFPLNFPWFNTQRYWQEQILALREQAALLDEPPLEWD; encoded by the coding sequence ATGACCGAACATCTTGACAAGTCCGAACAGACTGTTGCGAGCAGCGAAACACCCTACTACGCCCTAAGCCCCGATGTCATTCTCGACGCCGTAGAAAGTTATGGAGTCCGCTGCACGGGGGCGTTCCTCACGCTCAACAGCTATGAGAATCGCGTCTATCAGGTCGGTATCGAAGACGGCGCCCCATTGGTGGCGAAGTTTTACCGGCCGGGGCGCTGGTCCGATGAAGCCATCCTGGAGGAGCACGCCTACACGCTGCAACTGGCCGAGCATGAAATTCCGGTAGTGCCTCCATTGCCGGGAATGGACGGAAACACTCTTTTTCATTATAAAGGTTTCCGCTTTGCCCTGTTCCCGCGTCAGGGCGGGCGTTGCCCTGACCTAGAAGATCCCGGGCAACGCGAGTGGGTGGGTCGTTTTATAGGACGCATCCATGCTATTGGAGCGACACAGATCTTTCGTCATCGGCCCACGCTCACCGTACAGGAGTTCGGCCACGACGCCGCACGATTTTTACTGGAACACGGCTTCATTCCCGCGGATTTGGAGATTGCCTATCGCACTCTGGTAGAAGGTTTGTTAAAGCAGGTGGCGGATCTATTCGCGCGCGCGGGAAGCATACAACACATACGCCTGCACGGCGATTGTCATCCCGGCAATATCTTATGGACCGACCGCGGTCCGCATTTTGTGGACTTTGACGACTGCCGGATGGGTCCGGCGGTGCAGGATATCTGGATGTTGCTCTCCGGAGAGCGCGCCGAACAGACGATCCAACTCACAGACATTCTCGAGGGTTATTGCGATTTTCACAACTTCGACCCGCGCGAGCTACAGATCATCGAACCGCTGCGCATCCTGCGCATGATTCACTACTCCGCCTGGCTCGCGCGGCGCTGGCAAGATCCGAGCTTCCCGCTCAATTTCCCGTGGTTCAACACGCAGCGTTACTGGCAGGAACAGATCCTCGCATTGCGCGAACAGGCCGCGCTGCTGGATGAGCCGCCATTGGAGTGGGATTAA